In Eleutherodactylus coqui strain aEleCoq1 chromosome 11, aEleCoq1.hap1, whole genome shotgun sequence, a single window of DNA contains:
- the GATD1 gene encoding glutamine amidotransferase-like class 1 domain-containing protein 1, which produces MKKQGSTGGGGATDRLTKPSCLIVCSAVTGGVSAQSFLQTFTLASSAFNLQVASPGGKALDFVGIGETDTRWFQDFQLKPYANPARLESIDGSRYHALLIPHCPGAMTDLANSGYLARILQHFKTEKKPICAVGHGVTALCCVTNENKSWAFQDYSLTGPSVYELVRQSEFASLPLILEDFAKDSGATFSASEPDAIHIVLDRHLITGQNDNSTMAAVQNLILLCNGRK; this is translated from the exons ATGAAGAAACAAGGCTCTACCGGAGGGGGCGGCGCTACTGATCGGCTCACCAAGCCCAGCTGCCTGATCGTCTGCAGCGCGGTTACCGGAG GTGTCTCAGCGCAATCCTTCCTGCAGACCTTCACTCTGGCAAGTTCAGCCTTCAATCTACAAGTGGCTTCTCCTGGG GGAAAGGCTCTGGATTTTGTCGGAATCGGTGAGACGGACACCAGATGGTTCCAAGATTTCCAACTGAAGCCATATGCCAATCCAGCAAGACTGGAGTCTATAGATG GTTCTCGCTATCATGCACTTTTAATCCCCCATTGCCCGGGCGCTATGACTGACTTGGCTAATAGCGGTTATCTGGCCAGAATCTTGCAGCACTTCAAGACAGAAAAAA AACCCATTTGTGCCGTTGGCCATGGAGTGACCGCTCTGTGTTGTGTAACCAATGAGAATAAATCTTGGGCCTTTCAGGACTACAGTCTCACTGGG CCTTCTGTGTATGAACTGGTCCGTCAGTCAGAATTTGCCAGCTTGCCACTTATCCTAGAAGACTTTGCTAAAGACTCTGGAGCGACATTTAGTG CCAGTGAGCCGGATGCCATTCACATAGTCCTGGACAGACATCTGATCACAGGACAGAATGATAACTCCACAATGGCTGCGGTTCAGAATCTGATCCTGCTCTGCAACGGGAG GAAGTAA